GGTGGAGAATCTTTTCCCAGAGGGCAAAACCATCTGGAGAGATGACCGGTACGATCTGATCAATCAGGGGATGGGCGTGCAAGTGGGTCAAGGTGTGGACCAGCAGGGGCACTCCCGCTACCTCACGGTACTGTTTCGGCAGCACCCCGCCAAAACGTTGACCGCGCCCGGCTGCCACCACCAGCATGGTGCAAGGTGCCATACCCGTTATTGCCAGCGACGAATTATCCATGCGACCCCACAGGCAAGTTTGCACAACTCTGTGAGATGGAGTAGAAAATCTCCATGCCTTTGTCAATGGCCGTCACTTGAGAGAGAGAGGCAAGTTGCATGGTTGATGTGTTGTTCTGGGTCTCCGTTTTGGCCTACGGCGTGGCGACCTGGATCATTGCCAGGGGGCATGTGCGGGAAATCGCGGAGGCGTCACCGACAAGTTGGTGGCTGGTGGCGACCGGGTGGACTGCGCAAGCTCTGCTGTTGGCAGCGTCTCTGTTCCGGGGCGGAGGGATGTTGTCGGTCGATCTTGCCCACTCCCTGAGTTTGGTGGCCTTGGCCATGGGGCTGCTGTTTATCGTCGGTTGGCGCATCCGGCGCAATGAGGCCCGTTCCGTTGGGCTGATCCTGCTTCCCCTCATGCTTGTCCTGCTGCTGTTGTCACGGGTCATCCCTTCGCGGCACCCCGTGTTGAGTGATATCGAGGATTCCCTGCTGATCGTGCATGTGACGCTGTCGCTGCTGGCCTATGGTTTGGTGACCATCGCAGCCATCCTGGCCATGTTGGAGTCATTCCAGGAACATGCTCTGCGCCAGAAGCGGTTCGGTCCCATGTTCAGCATGTTTCCACCCCTGGGTGTCCTGGAGGATCGCATGTTCTGGATTCTGCGGCTGGGGATGGTTTTGTTGACCTTGAGCATGGTGACGGGAGGATTTTTTTCCCATCAAAAATGGGGGGTATACTTTGTCTTCAGCCACAAGGTGGTTCTTTCCTGGGCGACGTGGTTGGTGTTTGGCGTGCTGCTGTATGGTCATGGGCGGCATGGTTGGAGGGGGCGGCGTGCGGTACGTTTCACCACTGCCGGTTACTCTTTCCTCGTTTTGGCCTACCTGGGGGTCAAGGTGGTCACGGAGTTGATTTTGCGACGGTAGCGGATCATGGACTCGGTGCGGCATCCTGGAATCTTTGTCTCCATCGCCAGTT
This sequence is a window from Magnetococcales bacterium. Protein-coding genes within it:
- the ccsA gene encoding cytochrome c biogenesis protein CcsA; the encoded protein is MVDVLFWVSVLAYGVATWIIARGHVREIAEASPTSWWLVATGWTAQALLLAASLFRGGGMLSVDLAHSLSLVALAMGLLFIVGWRIRRNEARSVGLILLPLMLVLLLLSRVIPSRHPVLSDIEDSLLIVHVTLSLLAYGLVTIAAILAMLESFQEHALRQKRFGPMFSMFPPLGVLEDRMFWILRLGMVLLTLSMVTGGFFSHQKWGVYFVFSHKVVLSWATWLVFGVLLYGHGRHGWRGRRAVRFTTAGYSFLVLAYLGVKVVTELILRR